A region from the Neurospora crassa OR74A linkage group V, whole genome shotgun sequence genome encodes:
- a CDS encoding rho-GTPase-activating protein 8: MPGFADSFWSNDYAAGLGVLFGKLQQGVVENRQLLTIARMRAEAEDVYGQRLSEIAPAVDKIPNGFNRDDGASVRKAYEGVRTEMEDASKNHKKIAQNIRDLVVNPFTRWCDAHESRLQNSQEELQAKIKAHDKQAELVKKLRSNYFNKCRLVEDLEEENKLAFQDPESAASPKPKQPIPEIKVEPEEEEDDEPYEIGDETYSPDQIKKILAHMLNNIKMGETKVPILGTYQNTSAGTDIVEYLQRHMGTTSISYAERIGQDLITHGFLRLIGNVGNTFANSSRMSYQWRPQAFKLAGVPEKKAPVGRTFSMPLSNGSEGNDSPVVGVVSEYLANWNIPGVNNGRPNETPSERMRREAREADEKYKAAVQKLDEMRCELEEAIFLHLKFLERCELDRLKAIKTVVLDFSGTISNVIPSLQSTVDNMMLYQETVQPLGDLRYLLENYRTGSFVPKVVTYENYYNKVDEQTFGVDLEARARADKKRVPIIVTTLLTYLDHHYPDLEGDEARRGVWLHEVSLKDTHKLRAKVNNGKPPSLEVFAEFDVPTVASLLKLYLLELPDSLVSSHVYEIIRTIYNTTQDSSEDARIPVLQQTLSQLRLTNIATLDACMNHFTRLIELTSADEEYVAKLATTLAPCILRPRTETSLTMEEKHAYRLIRDLFAHKDAIFSELKRMSTLGASATISGNNNRPRAISTDESNRRANMEERNRLILEKANGGRSRATSPAPGPRAHRRDRSVGGPETRFPISPSGITSPTSSQQHGKRPSLGPVLPKRSSLEVPEEAGSAISHPADGNSNGAAPAEAGTPKSETADPLADKRSSLVEKRNSLGRSGARISVGRRIPVVASTTAASQQPSGTEKENLSGGHAPVTLVDAPMDD; this comes from the exons ATGCCGGGCTTCGCGGACTCCTTCTGGTCCAACGACTACGCCGCAG GCCTCGGGGTCCTGTTTGGCAAGCTCCAGCAAGGCGTGGTCGAAAACCGCCAACTCCTGACCATCGCTCGCATGCGCGCCGAAGCCGAGGACGTGTATGGTCAGCGTCTATCCGAAATCGCCCCTGCCGTTGACAAGATCCCGAACGGCTTCAACCGCGACGATGGCGCAAGTGTGCGCAAG GCTTATGAGGGTGTGCGGACCGAGATGGAAGACGCCTCCAAGAACCACAAGAAAATTGCGCAAAACATCCGAGATCTAGTTGTGAACCCCTTTACGCGCTGGTGCGACGCCCACGAATCTCGGCTACAAAATTCGCAGGAAGAGCTCCAGGCAAAGATCAAGGCCCACGACAAACAAGCCGAACTCGTCAAGAAGCTGCGCAGCAACTATTTCAACAAGTGCCGCCTGGTAGAGGAtctcgaagaagaaaacaagtTGGCCTTCCAAGACCCCGAATCGGCAGCGAGCCCGAAACCCAAGCAGCCAATTCCCGAAATCAAGGTTgagcccgaggaggaggaagatgacgagcCGTACGAGATTGGCGATGAGACCTATTCGCCTGACCAGATCAAGAAGATCCTCGCCCACAtgctcaacaacatcaagatGGGCGAGACCAAGGTCCCGATCCTGGGAACGTACCAGAACACATCGGCTGGTACGGATATTGTCGAATACTTGCAGCGGCATATGGGCACTACGAGCATCAGTTATGCTGAGAGAATCGGCCAGGATCTCATCACCCACGGCTTCCTGCGTCTGATCGGTAATGTCGGAAACACTTTCGCCAACAGTTCCAGGATGTCCTACCAATGGCGCCCTCAGGCGTTCAAGCTGGCTGGTGTTCCGGAAAAGAAGGCTCCCGTTGGCCGAACATTCTCGATGCCCCTATCCAACGGATCCGAAGGGAACGACTCGCCAGTTGTCGGTGTCGTGAGCGAGTACCTTGCCAACTGGAACATCCCCGGTGTCAACAATGGACGCCCCAACGAGACTCCGTCTGAGCGCATGCGCCGTGAGGCCAGAGAAGCTGATGAGAAGTACAAGGCTGCCGTCCAGAAGCTGGATGAGATGCGGTgtgagctggaggaggccaTCTTTCTGCACCTCAAGTTCCTCGAGCGTTGCGAGCTTGACAGGCTCAAGGCTATCAAGACCGTGGTGTTGGACTTTTCTGGTACCATCAGCAACGTCATTCCCAGTCTGCAATCTACTGTAGACAACATGATGCTTTACCAGGAGACGGTCCAGCCATTGGGCGACCTCCGTTACCTGCTGGAGAACTATCGGACTGGCAGCTTTGTGCCCAAGGTTGTGACCTACGAAAACTACTACAACAAGGTTGATGAGCAAACATTTGGTGTAGATCTCGAGGCCCGTGCTCGGGCGGATAAGAAGCGTGTGCCGATCATTGTCACTACTCTGCTAACGTACCTGGATCACCACTACCCGGATCTAGAGGGCGATGAGGCTCGACGTGGGGTATGGCTTCATGAAGTCTCCCTCAAGGACACCCACAAGCTGCGCGCCAAGGTCAACAATGGAAAGCCTCCCTCGTTGGAAGTCTTTGCCGAGTTTGATGTTCCCACCGTCGCCAGTCTGTTGAAACTCTACCTACTCGAACTTCCTG ACTCTCTGGTATCCTCTCATGTCTACGAAATCATCCGGACCATctacaacacaacacaagaTAGCAGCGAAGACGCCCGCATCCCTGTTCTCCAACAGACTCTGTCGCAGCTACGGCTCACCAACATTGCTACCCTCGATGCTTGCATGAACCACTTCACCCGATTGATCGAGCTCACTTCTGCCGACGAGGAGTATGTGGCCAAGCTGGCAACTACCTTGGCCCCATGCATTCTCCGCCCACGTACCGAAACATCACTCACCATGGAAGAGAAGCACGCCTACCGCTTGATTCGCGATCTGTTCGCGCATAAGGATGCCATCTTCAGTGAATTGAAGCGCATGTCCACTCTTGGCGCCTCTGCGACCATTTCGGGAAACAACAACCGTCCACGCGCAATTTCCACCGACGAGAGCAACCGCAGGGCGAACATGGAAGAGCGAAACCGATTGATTCTGGAGAAGGCCAATGGTGGCAGAAGCAGAGCTACATCGCCGGCACCGGGACCACGCGCTCACCGTCGCGACAGGAGCGTTGGCGGACCTGAGACCCGATTCCCCATTTCCCCCAGCGGTATTACGAGCCCTACTTCTAGCCAGCAGCATGGCAAGAGGCCAAGCCTGGGCCCTGTATTGCCCAAGAGGTCCAGTCTCGAGGTTCCGGAAGAGGCTGGTTCAGCCATAAGCCACCCAGCCGATGGAAATTCGAATGGCGCTGCCCCTGCTGAGGCCGGGACGCCTAAGTCCGAAACGGCTGACCCCTTGGCGGATAAGCGTAGCAGCTTAGTAGAGAAGCGCAACAGCCTGGGTCGGAGTGGTGCACGCATCTCGGTTGGCCGTCGCATCCCTGTGGTTGCCTCGACGACAGCCGCCTCTCAACAGCCAAGCGGAACCGAAAAGGAGAACTTGAGTGGCGGCCACGCGCCAGTGACGCTTGTGGACGCTCCAATGGATGACTAG
- a CDS encoding putative mitochondrial 37S ribosomal protein SWS2: MVFILGVNFNEHKLVQKALESFYGLGQQASARILAKYSIHPRAKMGTLPPKIVTALTAELSTMTIENDARRLVLDNIKRLRDMGTYRGRRHAMGLPVRGQQTRNQIANARKLNKIERHG; this comes from the exons ATG GTGTTCATCCTGGGAGTCAACTTCAATGAGCACAAGCTCGTCCAG AAAGCTCTCGAGAGCTTCTACGGCCTAGGCCAGCAGGCCTCTGCCCGCATTCTCGCAAAGTATTCGATCCACCCGCGCGCGAAGATGGGCACCCTCCCGCCCAAGATCGTCACTGCCCTGACGGCCGAACTGTCGACCATGACAATCGAGAACGACGCCAGGAGGCTGGTGCTGGACAACATCAAGCGCCTCCGTGATATGGGTACCTACCGCGGTCGTCGCCATGCCATGGGTCTGCCCGTGCGCGGTCAGCAGACGAGGAACCAGATCGCCAACGCCAGGAAGCTCAACAAGATCGAGCGCCACGGTTGA
- a CDS encoding impact family protein — MSEQLADELEAINSIYGDGTLSPSDDDSPATYILTLPGDITSSTLRLQFPPAYPDEPPVVLGTHSSGEHAKRGAAARDLALFRDAVGEVYEPGQVCLFDAIEQVKELIAAVTTAEKEDEEEEEDVEEGNGKRVSSYDATAATHDTQTGGGGGGDLLGPEPPWTLSLPMIELKSTFIARCAPVTSPQQAAQYLQHLLASDKRVRAATHNITAWRIRGPNGTSFQDCDDDGETAAGGRLLHLMQLMDLWDTMVVVTRWYGGQKLGPRRFALINGAARDAFVRAGLVDEENKQEGKKKKGGK, encoded by the coding sequence AACAACTAGCCGACGAGCTCGAGGCCATCAACTCCATCTACGGCGACGGCACTCTCTCCCCATCCGACGACGACTCACCCGCCACTTACATCCTGACTCTCCCCGGCGACATCACCTCATCCACCCTGCGTCTGCAGTTCCCCCCAGCCTACCCCGATGAACCACCCGTCGTTCTCGGCACCCACTCCTCCGGCGAGCATGCTAAGCGCGGCGCCGCTGCTCGAGACCTGGCTCTCTTCCGCGACGCAGTCGGCGAGGTGTACGAGCCGGGCCAAGTCTGTCTGTTTGATGCCATTGAGCAAGTGAAGGAACTCATAGCCGCAGTCACCAcggcggagaaggaggatgaggaggaggaggaggacgtggAGGAAGGAAATGGAAAGAGGGTATCCTCATATgacgcaacagcagcaactcATGATACACAgacaggaggaggggggggaggagatcTCCTTGGCCCCGAACCTCCCTGGACGCTCTCCCTTCCCATGATCGAACTCAAATCGACCTTCATCGCCCGCTGCGCGCCAGTTACCTCTCCGCAACAGGCGGCGCAGTACCTGCAACACCTGCTGGCGTCGGACAAGCGGGTCCGGGCGGCTACGCACAACATCACGGCGTGGCGGATCCGCGGGCCAAACGGCACGTCGTTCCAGGActgcgacgacgacggggagacggcggcgggcggcAGGCTGCTACATTTGATGCAGCTGATGGACCTGTGGGACACCATGGTCGTGGTGACGCGGTGGTATGGAGGCCAAAAGTTGGGGCCGAGGAGGTTCGCGCTGATTAACGGCGCGGCGAGGGATGCGTTTGTTAGGGCGGGGTTGGTGGACGAGGAGAACAAgcaggaagggaagaagaagaagggtgggAAATGA
- a CDS encoding microsomal dipeptidase, with translation MKEEKTRDVGDDVERLSAPNTRRQRRGFGRKFWAAVIISLLLLHLLVRPASYGMSGCLPSYPREKSIEKRVKRILSHTPLIDGHNDLPILLRAAFKNHINDKNFTTGWEDGTLPGHVDLARLRAGMNGGAFWSLFWPCPANGSDFSDENYLPAVQATLQQIDLVDRLKAAYPKDLGPAVSSKAAYKAWKHHNQLISPMGIEGLHQIGNSAATLRRYHALGVRYATLVHNCGNKYADAALQENPFRKAPSHWGGVSPAGEALVNEMNRIGMIVDLAHTSVDTMKDVLGGSGKDWNGSRAPVIFSHSSAYALCPHPRNVPDDVLRLVKERNSLVMVNFSPDFISCVAAPDRDDGLPDFYPANATLEHVADHIIHIGELIGYDHVGLGSDFDGIPVVPKGLEDVSRYPDLVAELLRRGVSDEDVSKVVGGNILRVWRDVELVAATMQAAGESALEDDLPNLMPEE, from the exons atgaaggaagaaaagaccCGCGATGTCGGGGATGATGTTGAGCGTTTATCCGCCCCCAACACGCGCCGTCAACGGCGAGGATTCGGCCGCAAGTTCTGGGCCGCCGTGATCATCTCTCTTTTATTGCTTCACCTTCTCGTCCGACCCGCCAGCTATGGCATGTCGGGTTGCCTGCCCAGCTACCCGAGGGAGAAGAGCATTGAAAAACGCGTGAAGCGTATCCTGTCACACACTCCATTGATCG ATGGACACAATGATTTGCCAATCCTGCTGCGAGCCGCTTTCAAGAACCACATCAATGACAAGAACTTTACCACCGGCTGGGAAGACGGCACGCTCCCCGGTCATGTCGACCTTGCACGCCTGAGAGCTGGTATGAACGGAGGGGCCTTCTGGAGCTTGTTCTGGCCTTGCCCTGCCAACGGCTCCGACTTTTCTGATGAAAACTATCTGCCCG CCGTCCAGGCTACCCTCCAACAGATCGACCTAGTCGACCGCCTCAAAGCCGCCTATCCCAAGGACCTCGGGCCGGCAGTCTCCAGCAAAGCCGCCTACAAGGCCTGGAAGCACCACAACCAGCTCATCTCGCCCATGGGCATCGAGGGCCTGCACCAGATCGGCAACTCGGCCGCCACGCTGCGGCGCTACCACGCCCTGGGCGTCCGCTACGCGACCTTGGTCCACAACTGCGGCAACAAGTACGCCGACGCCGCCCTGCAGGAGAACCCATTCCGCAAGGCCCCGTCCCACTGGGGCGGCGTCAGCCCGGCCGGCGAAGCCCTAGTCAACGAGATGAACCGCATCGGCATGATCGTGGATCTGGCCCACACCAGCGTCGACACGATGAAGGATGTTTTGGGTGGCTCGGGCAAGGACTGGAATGGCAGCAGGGCCCCTGTCATCTTCAGCCACTCGAGCGCCTACGCGCTGTGCCCCCACCCGCGCAACGTGCCGGATGACGTCCTTCGTCTGGTCAAGGAGCGCAACTCGCTGGTTATGGTCAACTTCTCACCCGACTTTATCTCGTGCGTGGCGGCGCCGGACAGGGACGATGGGCTGCCGGATTTTTACCCGGCCAATGCGACTCTGGAGCATGTGGCTGACCATATCATTCATATTGGCGAGCTGATTGGATATGATCATGTCGGTCTGGGTAGTGACTTTGATGGGATTCCAGTCGTCCCGAAGGGACTGGAAGATGTCTCGCGCTACCCGGACTTGGTGGCCGAGCTGCTTCGACGGGGTGTTAGTGATGAGGATGTGAGCAAGGTCGTGGGCGGTAACATACTCCGCGTGTGGAGGGATGTTGAGCTCGTGGCGGCTACGATGCAAGCTGCTGGTGAGTCGGCTCTGGAGGATGATCTGCCTAACTTGATGCCCGAGGAGTAG